GTCAAAGAGCCTAAGGGAACCCTTagacattttgaaaataaaaaatctaggGTCTgttttgacattttgaaaatctGAGTTTGTAAAGCTCTAGTTTTGAGTTTTGCAGAAAGTTTTTGTTTGAGTTGTCCAGGAGAACTTGATCCTGTGTGCTAACTATTATGGGTATATAAATCCTTACAGGATAAAGGTCCTTACATTGAGGAACTTGAAGACCAGATGCAGAAACTTCATGAAGAACGAGCAGCCGCTATCTTAGAGAGGAGAGCTGctgataatgatgatgaaatGAAGGAACTTGAAGCTGCTGTAAGTGCTGCAAGACAAGTTCTTAGTAGAGGTGGGAGCAATGCAGCAACAATAGAAGCTGCCACAGCTGCTGCTCAGACTTCAACAGCAGCAATGAGGAAAGGAGGAGACTTACCTGTAGAGCTAGATGAATTTGGTAGAGATAAGAATCTGCAGAAACGGATGGATACAACAAGAAGGGCAGAGGCTCGGAAGCGAAGGAGAATGAAAAATGATGTTAAAAGAATGTCAGCTATAAAATGTGATAGCTCTTATCAGAAAATAGAAGGAGAATCTAGCACCGACGAAAGTGACTCTGAGAGTACGGCATATCAATCAAACCGTGATCAATTGCTTCAGGTTTCCGAGCAGATTTTTGGTGATGCACACGAGGAATACTCTCAACTGTCTGTGGTTGTTGAAAAGTTTGACAGATGGAAGAAAGATTATGCCTCAAGCTATCGTGATGCGTATATGTCACTTAGTATACCTGTTATTTTTTCACCCTATGTGAGACTAGAGCTTCTGAAGTGGGATCCACTGCATGAAAACACAGATTTTATGGATATGAACTGGTATGTGCACTCAACTAGTTCTAATCAATTattttcaaggattatgacctcaaccctttcctTTCCAAGATTGGTCCTTCCTTTCGAGGATAGGAGCTTTGTGGCTTTATTCTGTAGTCACATAGGGCCAAAGAAATGTGTACTTGCCAATACTGATAATAGAATTCTTGATGATTTTTGCAATATAAATTTGTTTGAATTGACAAAGTATTTGCCAGGAATGTTTACCAGGCCAACCAATCATACAGGAAACTAGACATAAATGCTTCGTTTGATCTTCCATGTGTTCATATTACTTATTCCTTGAGATTTAATTCTCTTGCCAACTAAATTTTGTGTTATTCCAGGCACAATTCTCTATTCAGTTATGGAATTTCCCCAGAAGGTGAAACCGAAATAAGTGCTGATGATACTGATGTCAATCTTATTCCTCAGTTGGTGGAGAAGCTTGCAATACCCATTCTTCATAACCAGTTAGCTAATTGCTGGGATATGCTTAGCACCAGTGAAACAGTGTGTGCTGTCTCTGCCATGCGATTGGTGTTGAGATACGGCCCCTTTTCTGGCTCAGCCCTCAGCAATCTGATTGCTGTACTTCGTGATCGTCTTGCTGATGCGGTGGCTAATTTGAAGGTGTGTTCTTATTTCTGGAGGCCCAAATTGTGAGAATAATTTTTAAGACcgaatataatattatttttaagattagGTTTCCAATCATCTAATTGAAACAACTACTGGGAATAAGTTTTCCTAGCAAAGTATGAACAGATTAGAAATAGTGAAGTGGAGTAGGATTGGAACTTCATCTTTATTTTGTTGGTAGTGAAGTCATAGGTTTATGATGTGAAAAAGGATAAGAGGCTCCAATGGATTCAATACTTCTTTAATGTCCTTTTAGTTAATACTATAGGTAAATGCTCCTACCCATCTTCGTATGCTTATTTAGTTTAAACTGGATTGCTCATTTTTATCTTCTGAACTGCTTTTGCAGGTGCCAACTTGGGACACCCTTGTTATGAGGGCTGTACCTGATGCAGCACGAGTTGCTGCTTATAGGTTTGGCATGTCTATTCGTTTGATCAGGAACATATGCTTGTTCCATGAAATTTTTGCCATGCCTGTCCTCGAAGAGCTGGTTCTTGATCAACTCTTAAGTGGAAAGATTGTACCTCATCTTCGAAGCATTCAGTCAAACATTCATGATGCTGTAACAAGAACTGAAAGAGTTGTCACTTCACTACACGGTGTCTGGGCTGGCCCCAAAGCCACAGGAGACTGCAGGTACAGTTAATTTGAGTACGATATTTTAGTTGGCATTTCATGTTCTCTCTAGTTACTTTGAGAAAATTCCATCTTTAGATCCCTAATCTTAATATGCTAACTTGTCTTATATTTGTTGGGGTGATATGGATAGTAGAAAGGTTCAAAGGAAATAGAGATATACCTACAGGGGTTGGGTGGGCGGGGGGGTTTTAAAAAAGAGTAATAGAAAGAAACAGCAAAAGGAGTTAAGTACTCTTAGCTTCCTCGGTTTGGAAGTTCACATTTTCACCGATAGATAAGTATAGTTTTTGGAATCCAACTTTTTTCTATAAGTTAAAGTATGGGTTTTGGAATCCGACTTTTGGAAGTTCATATTCCTTGAAGCAAACCTGTTGCACCACCATCAGATAAAACTTATGTACTTGTTGCATTAATATCACGATCAGCTTGCTTTATAAATATCTGATTTATGTGGTTCCTTTTTCATGGAGAAAATGTTTAGGCCCTTTTGAATATTCATCTGTTTCATCCCGTTTTCTCTTTCCCATCAAAGTTTTCAATTCTGCTTGCTAATGATGTATTCTTTAACCTGTGTAGTCCAAAGCTACGACCATTGGTGGATTACTTGCTCTCACTTGCCAGGGTGCTCGAAAAGAAGCACTCGTCAAGCAGTGGAGAGATAGAGACATCTAAATTTGCTCGTCGGTTGAAGAAGATGCTCGTAGAATTGAATCAATATGATTATGCAAGGGACATATCAAGAACCTTCAACATCAAGGAGGCCTTGTGATCTATCTACTTGGTCCCCATGGGGTGTTCTCAGTTTTAGCAGTCTTctacaattttgaatttcatgtcattagtttttcttttagtGTAGTTACAAATATAACAAATTTTGATGATACAAATGAAGCTTAAACGAAGAACCGGAGGATTTCATATAGTCGACCCTAATTTGTTTGGGCACAAAGTGTAGTTTGTTGTATTGTAGTCCCAGATTACCCTACATCTACACAAGGGATTGTGCTTTTCTTTTATCTAGAGCTTTCTCATTCTCGTCATTTAATGGAGTGGTAAGTGTTTCTTCATTTTACTTGTGTTATCAGTTCGAGCCTGGAGTTGATTTTTGAGGGAACTCTTTACCCTCATCAAAAAGTGTGACTATTTCAAATAATACACACAAAATTCCACAGCTATTGTGATACACAAGTCACGTTAATAGCTACTACTTCACTAAAActctaaagaaaaataacatatactgaataagagtaaaaaatatgcatctttctTTATTAAGGTAAAATATTTGACTTATTACTTCCACTTTCTCCTTTAAATTATTCTTAATTGTGGGGTGTTCTTACTTTGACCTATCAGTCGATCAGATTTTTTCTCAATATAAATTACAAGGAAACACCTAAATAAGTTATcgaattaaataaattttttttatgtcaatcGTTAAAAGTTTGGTTTTTCTATATCAATATTGTTTGAGAAAAGACTTATTTATTCCATTGTTATTTAATtgaaatgacataaatgagttaaatttttaacaaagttcaataatatatttaagttttCCCCTAAATTATAAATATCTACCTGCATGTCAACGTTGTACTTATAAATAAATGACcccaaatatttctttcttttttctctagTTTCTtgctatgatttttttttttttgagaaagttaAGAAAAAATGTCTTCACCATTATTAATTTCTAATGGATCTGCCGTAAAAGGTGGCCGGATTCTGATCGTCGGAGCGACGGGATTCATCGGACAATTTATAACACAAGCAAGTCTTGATGCTAATAGAAGAACATATATTCTTGTTATATCAtttccaaataattttcatcctAAGATCAAAATTATCAAAGAATTTGAAGATAAAGGGGCCATAATATTGCACGTAAATATGTTACACTCATAttctttgttatttatttttcacttttttgagTGGATCGAGAAAtagaaacaataaaaaaaatcagacTTAACTTCGAGAGTCATGATGATATTATCTAGGAAATGTCCTTATcagaatatttttgtttttcacttcGATCAATTAGCAAtaatttttaatcttattttataatgtttttttaataaggTGTTATAAATGATCAAAAATTCATGGAGGAGATACTAAGGAAGCATGAGATTGATATTGTAATATCAGTTGTTGGTGGTGAAAGTATAGTTGATCAACTTGTTCTTGTTCAAGCCATAAAAGTTGTTGGAACTATCAAGGTAATCTTTTTCCTAGTAAAATTAGGCGGGTTCGGAATCTAGAGTTAGATTCGACGAATTTAGAGTGAATTATGATCTTATATaggtatacatatatattcattttcttgttacatatttatattatacttAGAGTCGAAAGTAGTGGATTCAACTGAACTAGCCTTAGTTCATCTATGTGCAAAGACATGACATATACACTGATAGTGTAAAAGAATCAGAGAAAGAACGATGAGAGTGTTTCATAGATTTTATTAATGTAAATGTCAAGCTTATAAgtcttgttttttaaaaatgataaatgcAAGACCAAATGTGGATTCAAGAACTAGGGTTTATTGTGATTAAGAGATATCAGAAGTGAGACTGTTGACATGATGAGTGACAGTAAATTACATGAAAGTTTGTCAGTGAATAATTTCGCCATTCAGTCAGTCTATGCATAGTAATCACCCCCTAAGGAACTTCCAAAAGAGAAACcatccaatgaatacacaaaAGTGACGAAATTACTTTGATTACAGAACCTTCTCAGTAGTTATGATCttattaaagtaattaaaatgacaatgacatatatatatatatgtatggatgatattttttttgttatcagtAAATTTTAACATGTCATAACAAATAACGtcgtgtttaattttttttaaagagattTTTGCCATCAGATTTTGGACATGAAGTGGACAGATCAAATCCAGTGGAGTTAGGGCTAAATATGTataaacaaaagagaaaaattagaaGATTTATAGAGGAAATGAAAATACCTTATACTTATATTTGTTGCAATTCAATTGCTTCTTGGCCATATTATGACAATAAACATCCTTCTCATGTTCTTCCTCCTCTTGATCATTTCCAAATTTATGGTGATGGCAATCTCAAAGGTAAACACATTTTTTCGATAATCCATCGTTAAATAGGATCAACGATATTTGTTGTTTAGCGATAGAAACTATATGTAATAACTCatgtttcttttttgaaaaatgtttatATGTTACTATAGGTGTATGTGTTTATCAGTGATAGATTCAGAATGACCAACATGGGTTGTGGTGCACTAGTGGGAGTGTTTCACCCTTAACCAGAGGTCTCGGGTTCGAGCCCTGGGTATGGAGAAATTCCTGTTGAGAGCGCCACCCCAGATGGGCCCTGTAGTACGCGATCCGGATTTAATCGGAGCTTCAATGTGGGCTTCGAACACCGGGtgggaaacaaaaaaaaaagatagattcAGAATGTAATAACTCatgtttcttttttgaaaaatatctaTATATTAATATAGGTGTGTGTTTATCAGTGATAGACTCAGAAATttaatgaagaaaattttaaaaattaaaaagtaaaacatACCAAGAAGTTAAATAGATTTAATGTGTACATTTTAGACCAAaatgtatttttcttaatatatgggaaaataaaattggaaaaaaattacCAAGAGTTAAAATCACTGAGGATGTCCTATTAGCTATTGCTGCAggtataaatatattattccgTTTCATTTTATCTGACACTATTATTACTACAAAGTCATTATCGTTAACGTGCCTATGGTCTTACcatttaaatcataattttgaatagattatattaatttttaacgtGTTGTGTTTAATTTGCAGATAAAATAATCCCTAGAAGTGTAGTTgcatcatgaaatttttataaaggACTGTCAAATTGGATTTTCAATTGATGGCAAAAAAGACCTTGAAGTTTGTGATTTGTACCCAAATGAGTCCTTTTGCACTATGGATGAGtctttcaatgatttttttaaaaagatggaTCGAGAAAGACTCATGAATATTTGCCCTTGTTTTGATgtaatatttgtcattttcctttgtattgatgaaaaaaaaagaaggaaaaaggacaaatatataaCCCGAACAATTGTAAATGACATGCAGATACCCTCCGTCTTACTTTTGGTATATTGATGTCCTACTGTCCAAAAACTAAAGCATATATACCCTTTCTATTGACAGACATACACGTGTCGACATTTATCAAATATCAGATCGACGGATAAAATTGTATCACGTATCCCTATTTTGTCTTCCGTTAGATTGAAGGGCATATATTTCCAATTTTTGAACGGTGGGGACACCAATATCCCAGAAATATGACGGAGGATATCTGCatatcatttacgatagttcaggGGTATATTCGCCTTTTTTCCCCAAATAATAGTAAAGCTCAATA
The window above is part of the Solanum pennellii chromosome 5, SPENNV200 genome. Proteins encoded here:
- the LOC114077302 gene encoding leucoanthocyanidin reductase-like; amino-acid sequence: MSSPLLISNGSAVKGGRILIVGATGFIGQFITQASLDANRRTYILVISFPNNFHPKIKIIKEFEDKGAIILHGVINDQKFMEEILRKHEIDIVISVVGGESIVDQLVLVQAIKVVGTIKRFLPSDFGHEVDRSNPVELGLNMYKQKRKIRRFIEEMKIPYTYICCNSIASWPYYDNKHPSHVLPPLDHFQIYGDGNLKDKIIPRSVVAS
- the LOC107020670 gene encoding transcriptional repressor ILP1 — translated: MSGKSRNFRRRGGDDGDDDETATKSTNGTSAKPTTTASASATKPKKKSLLSFADDEESDDTPFVRPSSKPSSASSRITKPSSSSSAHKLTSGKDRITPKPTSFTSNVQPQAGTYTKEALLELQKNTRTLVGSRSSQPKPETRPGPGPVEPVIVLKGLVKPPFSVSAQTQQNGKESEDDEMDVDQFGGTVNRLGSMALEKDSRKKDDVGSVIPDKMTIDAIRAKRERLRQARPAAQDFIALDEGGNHGEAEGLSDEEPEFQQRIGFYGEKIGSGKKGVFEDFDDKALQKDGGFRSDDDEEDEEDKMWEEEQVRKGLGKRLDDGSNRGVMSSVVSSAAAVQNVQKANFGSSAVGASVYSSVQSIDVSDGPIIGGGVVGGLPSLDALSISKKAEVAKKALYESMGRLKESHGRTVTSLHKTEENLSASLSKVTTLENSLSAAGEKYMFMQKLRDFVSVICALLQDKGPYIEELEDQMQKLHEERAAAILERRAADNDDEMKELEAAVSAARQVLSRGGSNAATIEAATAAAQTSTAAMRKGGDLPVELDEFGRDKNLQKRMDTTRRAEARKRRRMKNDVKRMSAIKCDSSYQKIEGESSTDESDSESTAYQSNRDQLLQVSEQIFGDAHEEYSQLSVVVEKFDRWKKDYASSYRDAYMSLSIPVIFSPYVRLELLKWDPLHENTDFMDMNWHNSLFSYGISPEGETEISADDTDVNLIPQLVEKLAIPILHNQLANCWDMLSTSETVCAVSAMRLVLRYGPFSGSALSNLIAVLRDRLADAVANLKVPTWDTLVMRAVPDAARVAAYRFGMSIRLIRNICLFHEIFAMPVLEELVLDQLLSGKIVPHLRSIQSNIHDAVTRTERVVTSLHGVWAGPKATGDCSPKLRPLVDYLLSLARVLEKKHSSSSGEIETSKFARRLKKMLVELNQYDYARDISRTFNIKEAL